TAACGTGTCCAGAATGTAAAAGTATAGTTCCTAAAGGTAACTACTGCATATTTTGCGGAGCTAGACTAGAAAGTGAGGTTGCTAGTAAGAAAAAAGAGGATAAAGAAGGTTTAAAAAAGCTGGAAAAAGACTTCATATATTGTCCTAGATGTGATAACGTGGTAAAAGCCGATAGTAGATACTGCCCCTTTTGCGGATTAAAACTACATAATTACTCTTCCCACTCCTCCTCCTGAATTTCTTCGATCATTTCCTCCCTATCTTCTTCTTTTTCAAGCTCCTCTACTATTTCCTCAGATTCTGAAAAGTATTTTACTATCAATATATCCCCAGACTTTACTTTAAAACCTGTATATGGAGGTGTTATAAACCATTTATCGCCACGCCTAACGGCCAATACTGTGATACCTCTATCCCCATAGCCTAGTTCCGTGAGCGTTTTCCCCTCGTCTGTTTCGTCCATTTCGATTACGCTTATTCTTTCCTCTGTCTCCCAGAGAACGTCCATGATTATTGGGTGTGGTTCTAATCCTTTAAGCAGAGGTTCTACCATCTCTAAAGCCGCATCTGCTATGTTCTCGCTTGACACGGCAATAGATACGATGTTTAGCTTTTCCATGGCTGAAAGCTTCTCATGTAAAATAACTTCTAACTCGAAACTTTTCGCCATTCTATCTACATAATCCTCCAACTCTTCAATTTTCTCAGCGAATTCCTCGCTTTTAGTTAGAAGAGCTGTATATGCTAAATCTAGCATTACTTGCGAAGTGTTTTTAAGCTGATATAATCCCTCAGCTATTCTTCTATATTCTACTGCTTTTTCCGCATATGGCTTGGTTACCGGTATATTGAAGTATTTTTTCAAAAGATTTATGCTATTTTCAGTTCCCTCCACAAGTAGAACATCGCCGCTGTGCAATACAAAATTCTCATCTGGTTCAAGTATCCAGTTTCTCTCCCTTCTTATCACCATAATATTTAAAATTACTTTCAACTCATCGATTAGCTCTCTAATTTTCACTCCACGAGCTTGGAAATTGTCCGGCACAACTATCTTGGCCACCATAGAATCTTTTGGAAATAAATCTACTATTGACAGTGGAGGCAAACCAGTTTTTGACAAAACTATACCCGCTATATCCGCTGCTGCGTCTGAAACTTTGTTAGAAGCCGTAGCCAACCTATGTATACTAACTATTTTCTCGGCATCTCTTACGTTTCTAGTGGCAAGAGAAGCTTGCATTGTAAGCAAAAGCTCTAGATAATCTATCCTTTTCTCCAACTCGTAAACCTCCCATGCCAGCTCAACGTCGTTATAGAGGACTGATAAATAAGCCAGGTCTACCATAAGAGTAGACAAGTTCTTCATTTCCTTCAATAACTCCTTTACTGGAATTGGCTTGTACTCTATCTCATTCTCCAAAAGCGGAGCTTTTTCCAATTTATAGGCACCAGTATAATTAATATTAGCTGCCAAGATAAGCTTTACTATCTTATAATATCATAGAAACTAGTGCGATTGAAAAAGTCTCCACAAAATCTGCTATACTACTTTCTATCGGATTTACAAAGTTATCAGGGTCTAAACCCCGCTTCACAGTTTCATAAGCAGTTAGCAAAATTATCGGTATCATGATGATGAAGCCCAATACGTGAGAAATATACGCGAACATGAAGAGCATAAAAATCCTATAAAAACTTCCCGCAATTAAGGATACAATAACAGATAATATTGCGTGAAAAAATACGCTTGCTATCTGCAAACCAATAATGTTTTGTAGAATATTTTTAAACGATTGTGGAGAAAAATCAAATTCTCCAATAGCAATTCTTGTAGTAACCATCGAACCTATAATCGACGCGGAGCCTCCAAGGGTACTAAGCATTACAGGATACATTAAAGCGATCTCTGCAACGCGCTTCTCTCCGCTTAGTAACGTGCTCAAAACGCTACCAGTACCTAACTCTATTGTTAACCCTATCAGTAGCGCCGTGAAACCTTCTTTAATTGTGCTAACTAGAACCTCCCGCTCTTCTCTTTCATAAACATAATATCCGATAGCTATGTAAGCAGCTATGAAAAACAATGTAACAGGTATTAACAAAAAACTAAATCCTCTAACGATCAATCTCCCGATCTCTATGAAAACGAGTGAAATCAATATATCGTTTATCACCGAGGAGAAAGGATATAGTAAAATGTCGGGATCTAACCCTTTTTTAAAAGCTTTGAAAGCTATAGCTGAAATTATGAAGAAAGATAAGGGAGCTACTAAAAGTATGGTAGAGTATATGATAACATGAACTTCTAATAGCACGGTTAAAGTAGAAAATGTAAATAAAATAGAAATTACTAATGCTCCAGCTAGCGTTAGTAAAAGCATTGCAGCGCCTAAGCTGTAGAAATAGCTGGTATTCCTTTTTAAACTAGGCTCGATTAGCCCTAAATGAAGATTTGTGCTTGTTCTAGCAGAAAAAATTCCAGCCAATATTCCTCTAGTACCTAGTATTTGTGGGTATATTCTAAAAATCCACGGCTGCTGTTTTAAACTATTTAAAACCGAAGCCACCGATAGGCCGGACAAGAGATTGCCCAGGTTTATAAAGAGAGCAATAAAGGATTGCTTTGCCATAGGTAGCACATCTCCTAATAATATGAAATCAGCCAATTGCTCGATTTTATCAGAGAGATCGAGTACGATTTCTAATAGTTTGCTTTTCACAGAGGTCACCGCAGCCTGGCTTGATGGCTATCTTATCATTGCATAGTTGCTATGCTCATTATCCCAATAATAAATCAGTAGAGTAAATAAGATTTTAGGGTTTAATATAGAACTATTCTATTCTATCCCCGATTGTGTAGTATAAATCGCTTCCCATATGCAAGATTGGCTTAAAAATCTCGGTATATGTTTCGTTAAAATATCCTCTTTTAACGTGTACACTGACAATTTTACCTATAAAAACAACGTGGTCTCCAGCTTCAACGGCTTTAACAACCTTACACTCTACGGCTGCGACGCACTCGGCTATTAACGGTGCTTTTACTTTTTCGCTATTTAAAATCGTCAGACCCGCTTTTTCAATTTTATTTCTAATATCTCTTCCAGAAACGCTTCCGCAATACTTGACGGCTTCAAGCAACTCCTTACTCGGTATATTTACGGTAAACTCTCCAGTTTTAGAGATTATGCTGTAACTAAACCTACGTGGGGAAATGCTCACTGCAACCATGGGAGGATCAAAAGATACTGGCATGCACCACGACGCAGCCATAACGTTTTGGACATCGTCATCTTGACAAGCTATGAGAACGGTCATTTGAGGATGAAGAAGACGGTAGATTGCGCTTGATTTCGATTTTATAAATTTATCAGACACATTATCACCCATTCAGGGAAATGTGGTATCAGCATCTATAAGAGTGTATGGCTGAACCACGACTCCAGCCTTTATTCTAGCTTTAGATCCTAAGAAAACTCCAAGTTTTCTCTTTTTCTTTATTATTCCTTGAAGCGGAAGCTCCCTTAAAATATGCTTTTTCTCAGGAAGACTGCTTAAAATCGTTACCCGCGGCTCGACAATAGATTTTACACCCAGTACGCTATCAACTATCAAGCTATACGAGCCCGCAGAAGCTTCCTTCTGAAAACTCGATCTTTTAATTTCGCAAAAAGCGCCCACAACTGCGCTTTCTTCGATACTAGTGTATTTACGAATAAATGTGTTCATTCCCACAAACGCATTCTTACCTATATAAACTGGTCCTTTTATGACTGCATTATGATCTATAAAAGCCCCCTCTTCTATTATCACAGGTCCTTCGATTACCGCCGTGGAAGACACGTGCGCTTTGGAGCTTATAACACTCTCTTTTAATTCTCCTAATACATAATAATTGGCCGCTATTATGTCCCACGGGTAGCCAATGTCAACCCAATAACCCGTCCAGTGGGATACTGCAGATTCATACTTCTTAACAAGTAAAGATAAAGCCTCAGGCAGGACCAAATCCTCCTCTAAATAATCAAATATAGCTTTAGGTAAAATATAAGCCCCGGCTAATGCATAAGAAGATGCTTTTGACATTCGCTGTGGTTTATGATAGACAGCTACCACTTTATTCTCCTTAACAATGGCAACTCCATAATCTTCAATATTTACGACAGGTACGGTCGAGAGAATAGACGAAGTTCCAGAACTTATGAAAGTATCGATCAAAAGCTTGTAAAAACTTTTAGGAGCTACGATGTCTCCGTAAGCTAGTATAAAATTCTCAACATCACTAAAATAGCTTGAAGCCGCTTGCATCGCTGATTCTAAACTCTCACCCTCCTGATAGACTACGCTAGCATACATGCCCCATTTTCTAACAATATGCTCTTCTACCCTATCATCCGATACTACCACAGTAAGATCAGTTATACCTGAATCTATTAATCCACTGATAGAGTAATCTATTACAGGTTTACCCGCAACCCTCAATAACACCTTAGGATAACCTTGGGAGAGAGGATACATTTTTAGGCCTTTCCCCCCAGCCAATACCAAAGCCTTCATCTATTCCACCGTAACAGTTTTTGCTAAATTACGAGGCTTATCCGGATCATAGCCTTTAGCTACTGCCGCATAGTAGGCGAAAAGCTGTAAAGGAATAATGTAAGCAATCGCGCTAGCATAGGGATTTATTCTTGGCATTTTAATCGATTTATCCAGTCTCTCTTCAATCGTACCAGATTCTTCTGGGATTATTCCTATGGTATAAGCTCCTCGAGCCTTCATTTCCTCTATGTTACCTAGCATGTGCTTTTTCCATTCATCGTCGAAAACGAGAAAAACTACCGGAAAACCGGGCTCTACTAAAGCTATGGGGCCATGCTTACTTTCTCCAGCAGGATACGCTTCGGCGTGGATGTATGATATCTCTTTCAGCTTTAACGCTCCCTCCATGGCTATGGGCACTCCTATCCCCCTACCTAGGTAGAATACATTTTTCGACAACGCTAACTCCTCCCCGAGCTTTTTAGCGAACCCCTCGTACCTTGTCAATACATCAGATACGATAGATGGCGTCTCACTTAGAGATTTTTTAAGTTTTCTAACCTCCTGTCCTTTCAGAGTTCCAAGCCTTTCAGCCACCGAAACTGCAAGCCAGGATAACACGAGAAGCTGAGTTGTAAACGTTTTAGTAGCCGCAACTCCTATTTCGGGTCCTGCTCTAGTATAAATCGTGTAATCGCTTTCTCTCGGTATAGCACTATCTACAATATTAGATATTGACACTATCTTTGCACCATTTTTCTTAAAAACTCTAATAGCCATTAGAGTATCTATAGTTTCGCCACTCTGCGAAACAGCTATCACTACATCTCCATCTCTAACCGATTTTTTATACTTCTTATACTCGCTCGCGATTAGAGTAATTGGCGGGATCCCCGCCAACGTGTTTAACATATAATCTCCTACGAGACATGCGTGGTAGCTTGTTCCAGCCGCTATAAAGTATACTCTGTTCGCGTTTAAAATTAAGTCTATAGCTTCAGAAATGCTTTCATCCAATCCAAGTAAAGTTTCTCTTAATGCGCGTGGTTGCTCATGTATCTCTTTTATCATGAAATGAGGATAACCCTCTTTTTTAGCCATATCCGGCGTCCAATCCACTTTCCGTATTCTCTTTTCAATTTCCACAGCTCTACCGTTCTCATCCTCCAAGTATATCGTAGACGCCGTTATATAGCCTCGTTCTCCGTCATAAACGATGATTATTGTTCTTGTATAATCTAGGAATGCAGGTATATCGGATGCTATAAAGTTCATGTTTTTACCTATTCCAATAACCAGTGGAGAGTCTTTACGCGCAAAGAATATTTTATCTGGTTCGTCTCTTATCACTACTCCAAAAGCATAACTTCCCTTAATTTTTTCAAGTGCTTTCTTAAACGCCGTAAAGGCATCAGAACCCTCATCGAGGTTTTCCTCGATGAGGTGAGCAAGCACTTCGCTATCTGTCTCGCTTCTAAAAACATGTCCCTTCTCCTTTAGCATTTTCTTAAGCTCGAGATAATTTTGAATAATACCGTTATGCACTATAGCAACCCTACCCTTACAATCGGTGTGTGGATGCGCGTTTATATCACTTGGCGCGCCGTGAGTAGCCCACCTCGTATGTCCTATGGCAGTTAATCCTGCTATTTCATCAAGCCTAACTCTTCGATTCACTTCGCTTATTTTACCCTTTCCTTTGCGAACTACTATCCCCCCCTCGCATATCGTAGCTATTCCCACGCTGTCATAACCTCTATACTCCAGTTTTTCCAATCCCTTACGTACTATTTCTGAAACTCTCACGTTAAAGCTACCATACTTCCTTGCTACGACTCCTATGATTCCACAAGCCACGAAACACACCGAAATTTAAAAGTTTACTGATATTTTATGATTAAGTCTTTAATATTAATAAATAGTGGTGAATCGGAGTGCGCGGGGAATATCTAGAAATTGGCAGGGTAACGCGTTTTCATTTAAAACTTTTAATTATGCTCATGCTGGGATGGTCATTTGATTCCATGAATTCTGGGCTAGTATCGTTTCTCCTAAAGCAAATAGTTAGAGAGGGGGGTCTATCACCTGAAATTGCAGGATTTATGCTATGCTCGTGGCTTGTAGGAATGCTAGTCGGAGCTTTTGTTATGGGCTCGCTAGGAGATATCTTAGGTCGTAAAGCGATAATGATAACATCTTTAATAGCATTCTCCCTACCTGCAGCATATGCGCTTTTGCCGGTATAGGAAGTTTATTTTTCTGGCTTTCAACCAATGATATGGAAGCCTTGTTATGGGCTCGATCATTTCGTTTTTCAATCTAGGAGCTTGGGGGTAACCTACGCTTATACCACCGAACTGTATCCAACCGAAATCAGAGGAACTGGTAGTGGCTTAGCTAATAGTGTTGGAAGAATTGGAGGCATACTAGGTCCTATAACTGTTGGTTTCATAGCGTCTTTAACCGGCAGCTATTTCTACGTCTTTACGATATTTGCCTTGGCCCACTTCGTGTCAGCTATTACTGTGTTATTGCTGAGTATCGAAACTGCAGGCAAAGTCTTAGAAGAAATATAAACTAATCTCTTTTTTCCATTAAAGACAATTTAAAGGTTACATCCAAATTATCTACCAGTTGGTACATAGTCATCAACGCTAAACCTTCAGGTATGACCACTACTCCTCTCTCAGTACGGGCTTTAGCGTAGATAGGCTCTATCCATAACCTGCATTTCGGACTCCAAGTAATCTTAAGATAGAGATCTTTAACTGCTTGAAGAATAAAGCTTTCAGCGTTTTCCTTTTCTAAGCTTTCAAAAATGCTATTAACTATCCCCCGACGGCGTACGTGGGGGTTTTTTCTTCTCCGTAAGAAAGATAGGGCGAAAGGCATAGTTCTATCCCGAAATTTAAACCATCGATATTTTTTGTCAAGTTTTGTATTCGATAATTAACCAGCAAATCAAGATCCCTAACCTCATATTTTTTCTTAACAATTAGATAGTATGTCCTGTCTTTGACTCTATACTTGCCCCTATAACTTAAACAAACTCTATTATTTTCAACTTCATCCAAGCAATAACTGGCTAGAGACAAATCGCTAAGATCGAGAAA
This Thermoproteales archaeon DNA region includes the following protein-coding sequences:
- a CDS encoding magnesium transporter, with the protein product MKSKLLEIVLDLSDKIEQLADFILLGDVLPMAKQSFIALFINLGNLLSGLSVASVLNSLKQQPWIFRIYPQILGTRGILAGIFSARTSTNLHLGLIEPSLKRNTSYFYSLGAAMLLLTLAGALVISILFTFSTLTVLLEVHVIIYSTILLVAPLSFFIISAIAFKAFKKGLDPDILLYPFSSVINDILISLVFIEIGRLIVRGFSFLLIPVTLFFIAAYIAIGYYVYEREEREVLVSTIKEGFTALLIGLTIELGTGSVLSTLLSGEKRVAEIALMYPVMLSTLGGSASIIGSMVTTRIAIGEFDFSPQSFKNILQNIIGLQIASVFFHAILSVIVSLIAGSFYRIFMLFMFAYISHVLGFIIMIPIILLTAYETVKRGLDPDNFVNPIESSIADFVETFSIALVSMIL
- a CDS encoding flavin reductase family protein; this translates as MSDKFIKSKSSAIYRLLHPQMTVLIACQDDDVQNVMAASWCMPVSFDPPMVAVSISPRRFSYSIISKTGEFTVNIPSKELLEAVKYCGSVSGRDIRNKIEKAGLTILNSEKVKAPLIAECVAAVECKVVKAVEAGDHVVFIGKIVSVHVKRGYFNETYTEIFKPILHMGSDLYYTIGDRIE
- a CDS encoding zinc ribbon domain-containing protein encodes the protein MDSDEITCMDYITCPECKSIVPKGNYCIFCGARLESEVASKKKEDKEGLKKLEKDFIYCPRCDNVVKADSRYCPFCGLKLHNYSSHSSS
- a CDS encoding MFS transporter, with product MRGEYLEIGRVTRFHLKLLIMLMLGWSFDSMNSGLVSFLLKQIVREGGLSPEIAGFMLCSWLVGMLVGAFVMGSLGDILGRKAIMITSLIAFSLPAAYALLPV
- a CDS encoding MFS transporter — protein: MGVTYAYTTELYPTEIRGTGSGLANSVGRIGGILGPITVGFIASLTGSYFYVFTIFALAHFVSAITVLLLSIETAGKVLEEI
- a CDS encoding NTP transferase domain-containing protein, whose product is MKALVLAGGKGLKMYPLSQGYPKVLLRVAGKPVIDYSISGLIDSGITDLTVVVSDDRVEEHIVRKWGMYASVVYQEGESLESAMQAASSYFSDVENFILAYGDIVAPKSFYKLLIDTFISSGTSSILSTVPVVNIEDYGVAIVKENKVVAVYHKPQRMSKASSYALAGAYILPKAIFDYLEEDLVLPEALSLLVKKYESAVSHWTGYWVDIGYPWDIIAANYYVLGELKESVISSKAHVSSTAVIEGPVIIEEGAFIDHNAVIKGPVYIGKNAFVGMNTFIRKYTSIEESAVVGAFCEIKRSSFQKEASAGSYSLIVDSVLGVKSIVEPRVTILSSLPEKKHILRELPLQGIIKKKRKLGVFLGSKARIKAGVVVQPYTLIDADTTFP
- the glmS gene encoding glutamine--fructose-6-phosphate transaminase (isomerizing), producing the protein MGVVARKYGSFNVRVSEIVRKGLEKLEYRGYDSVGIATICEGGIVVRKGKGKISEVNRRVRLDEIAGLTAIGHTRWATHGAPSDINAHPHTDCKGRVAIVHNGIIQNYLELKKMLKEKGHVFRSETDSEVLAHLIEENLDEGSDAFTAFKKALEKIKGSYAFGVVIRDEPDKIFFARKDSPLVIGIGKNMNFIASDIPAFLDYTRTIIIVYDGERGYITASTIYLEDENGRAVEIEKRIRKVDWTPDMAKKEGYPHFMIKEIHEQPRALRETLLGLDESISEAIDLILNANRVYFIAAGTSYHACLVGDYMLNTLAGIPPITLIASEYKKYKKSVRDGDVVIAVSQSGETIDTLMAIRVFKKNGAKIVSISNIVDSAIPRESDYTIYTRAGPEIGVAATKTFTTQLLVLSWLAVSVAERLGTLKGQEVRKLKKSLSETPSIVSDVLTRYEGFAKKLGEELALSKNVFYLGRGIGVPIAMEGALKLKEISYIHAEAYPAGESKHGPIALVEPGFPVVFLVFDDEWKKHMLGNIEEMKARGAYTIGIIPEESGTIEERLDKSIKMPRINPYASAIAYIIPLQLFAYYAAVAKGYDPDKPRNLAKTVTVE